CAGCACAGGTAACTGCTGATATGTTAAGGGCGTACATGTAAACAATACATGACTATAGGAATATAGAGCCAGGATCGGTGATTATGTTTGGAGATGAATATCTGATTGCTCCCATAGAGTTAATATATTAGTACCCTTTGACCGAAATACTATTATGAATAATGTTTTCATTGTAAAGAGCAAGGATACATAATTTGATCATTTGACAGGACATAGGTCTTGAGTTCAAGAGCTTAATAAATGATGCTTAAAGATCTTTTGTTGCTCTTCCAGGCTGCCCAGAAAAACAGACATGGAGAGGTATGTTTGTTTTctcacatttcattcattcattctcctTTATCCACTCACACATTTAGTTACTGTGTCATATTTTAAAACCCATAACAAAAGACTGCTGTTCCCACCTTAGGAAAATCGAAATCGTTCAGTTCGCCAGCCGGACTAGGCAGCTGTTCGTCCGTCTCCTGGCGCTGGTGAAGTGGGCGAGCAATGCAGGAAAAGTGGAGAAGTGTGCggtatgttgtgtgtgtggattagtacaattattattaacattcaTTCTGGTCATCAGAGCACTACATTAAGTTATGCTGAACTCTCCATGGTAACAGATGATCTCCAGCTTCCTGGACCAGCAGACCATCTTGTTTGTAGACACAGCTGATAGACTGGCATCACTGGCCAGAGAGGCCCTGGTGCATGCTCGTTTGCCCAGCTTTGCCATCCCCTTTGCCATCGATGTGCTCACCACTGGGTCGTACCCGCGTCTGCCCACCTGCATAAGAGTAAGTCTTGGACTTCTTTCCCTGCATGAAATGATGGATGTAGCTAAAACTTGTTCTCTTGAAGCTTTTTGGTATGTGAGCTCAACTGTTTCTGTGTCTATTTGCTTAGGATAAGATCATTCCTCCAGACCCCATCACCAAGGCAGAGAAGCAGACCACTCTGAACCAGCTTAATCAGATTCTACGACACCGCCTTGTCACCACAGACTTGCCACCTCAGCTAGCAAATCTCACAGTCGGTAAGCAGTTTGTGTGGTGTTTTAACTGGCACCATTCTCATGTCTTAATCAGATTATTTTCATCTGTGCTGAAaagatcttgtgtgtgtgtttatgtagctAATGGGCGCGTAAAGTTTCGTGTAGAAGGAGAGTTCGAGGCCACCTTGACCGTGATGGGGGATGACCCTGATATTCCCTGGAGGCTGCTGAAGTTAGATATTCTGGTGGAGGACAAAGAAACTGGAGGTAAAGGGACAGGGGGGCACTCACTCACTCCAACACAAACTGATTGATAATGTACTCGAGTGCTAATGGACTCAACTGGTTTGTCTTTCTGTCACATCCCCCTTCCCGCTCTATTGTAACAGATGGCCGAGCCTTGGTCCACAGTTTGCAGGTGAACTTCATCCACGAGTTGGTCCAGGCACGTCTTTGTGCTGATGAAAAGCCTCTTCAAGACATGTACAACTGCTTGCgtatcctttttttcctttgtatttaaccacacacatgcacatttacacatacagaaaatgtgtttgcgtgtgtatgTCCTGCCTGCATCCACTTGGCTTTTATCCCAGTCTGCTCTCAACTGCTGCAGTAGGGCGGGAGTGTGTGTCGGAGCATATAGAGTATTGACCGGTCAAGCAGATGAGTGTAGAATTccaatgagaaacacagctGCAGGAGTGAATCCTGTGTAGTCCCCCCTTCACTAAAACAGCCTTTTGTTAATGACAAGGAAAGAGCAGCACTGTTCTGACTATAGCGAGGTCACCCATCCAGGTCAGGTGCTTCAGTATTTTAACCTCCCTGAGAGATGTGGGCTTGTTAAAGTCACAGTGAAGAAAATAGTCCTTTTCTTTGTTCAGTTTTCTGCAAAATACAAGTATTATGTTGTCAACCTGAAAATCACTTGAGCGAGCATATGTGTAGATGATATCTTGTAATAGTGCCGATTTGTTCCCATGTGTCAGACAGTTGTAAGTCTTTGGTTAAGTGTAGCTTAAATGcagagagaggtaaaaaaaaactgttagtgAGCAGTATTCACTTTAATCAGAGTCCTTAATCAAGCATGCGAGCTGAGCACAACTGTGCTTATCACAATGCTAATCAGTACATCTCTGCTCCGCCTTTTCCCCCCAGCATGTCAAAGAGCAGTCTGTATGAGGCACAGATACCTCTTTTACTACTGGActgtgtgttttgaattttaatgGGAAGATGGGTACATCACTCTACCTCTACCCACCTGGCCCGGTATTTTCCCacggtgtgttttctttaaccTCATTGTTGCCAGACTCCTTCTGTTTGTCGCTACAGCTAGAAGTGCTCCACTCTCAGACTCTGATGCTGATCAGAGAGCGCTGGGGAGACCTGGTGCAGGAGGAGAGATACGTGCCAGCGAAATACCTCACACTCTCTGTTTGGAAGTAAGAGCTTATAAGCGGCCCTCACATGCGTGAACACATGAACAGTCACACAGAGAGAGGCTcaagctgactttttttttttttactgtttctccAGTCAGCAGGTTTTGGGTAGGAAAACGGGTACAGCATCAGTACATAAGGTCACTATCAGGATCGATGAATCAGATGGATCGAAGCCATTACAAATTTCTCATGAGCCCCCTCTCCCTGTCTGTGACTCCAAATTAATGGACAGAGCAATGAAGGTGAAATTCACACAAATATCAgtattttcactgttttacagTACAATTACCTTCCAGTTTAGTATAACTTTTCCCCctctctactttttttttttttttttttacattttagattGATCACCTGTCAGTGGAGAAGCTTTTGATTGACAGTGTGCATGCCCGGTCACATCAGAAGCTGCAGGAACTGAAGGCAATTCTAAAGACCAGCAATCCCAGCGACAACTGTATGCATCCACtcctcattttttatttatttatttatttttaatccctTCAAACGTGTTTATTTAGCAAAGCCTTTCAAACTTCTGTTTCCTTCTATCAACTGCAGCCAGACTTAATCAGCAGGCTGCAGATAAGACTGATGAGTGTTTGTGGTcatgagttaaaaaaaacttaGAGATGTTGTCGTTCACACATACTTCATTCTCCTTCTGTCAACTAGTATCTGCAACCAGTCCTTTGAGTCATTCGCAGTGAAAAGATGTacacttaaatgtttgtttgtttatttcagcATTCATCGAGACTGCTTTACCTACACTTGTTATTCCAATACTTGAGCCCTGCGGCCGCTCAGAGTGTCTACACATTTTCGTAGACCTGCACTCGGGCATGTTCCAGCCAATGCTGTATGGGTTAGGTaagcttgtgtttgtgttgtattaCAATAggaacatgtatttatttaatggtAATGTGGATCACATTATTAGAATGAGCCTACACCTTCAACCCTTTGTTGAAGATAAAACCCTAGgtgtgctttctctctctctctatagaTCAGTCCATATTGGATGACATTGAAAAGACCATCAACGATGATATGAAGCGCATCATCTCATGGCTTCAGCAACTGAAGTAAGTCCACATCAAACAGAGATACAAGTCAGAGCAGTATATCTTTACAGCTAACAGAACAAAGTGTTGTTAGCACACATTAAAGATGCAAATGCACAAAGGAGTCAGTAGTAGGAGATGGAGTCTGACGGCTGACTGTAGCTTGTCAGAGTTGACTAATTGCAGTCAGTAGCAACACTTGGCTCAGCTGGTGGGATGATGGGTGTTGAGATGAATTGTCTGTGTTGTGAGTCTTGCACGAGTGAACAGTGATTGGTCAGTGAGTATCAGTTTCTGCAACTCAGCTCTCATGAAGACtgacactttctttctttctggccAGGTTCTGGTTGGGAGAGCAGCGCTGCCGGCAGTCTGTGAAACACCTTCCCACTGTGTGCACCGATGTCCTTCACCTCTCCAACTCAGCTTCTCACCCCATCGGCAGCCTGTCAAAACACAGGCTCTTCATCAAGCTCACGCGGCTACCGCAGTACTACATAGTGAGTTTTTCAGCCAGTACATTACCGACAAACGTTGAGCTCGAACAACTCTGTTACTTAGATTTTTATATCCTCCTTCCAACTCTGAATCTTTTCCTCacatctattttttttgttttgtttttagatagTGGAGATGCTTGAAGTGCCTAGCACTCCCACAGCGTTGCAGTACAAGTACTCTTTCCTGTCAGTGTCTCAGCTGGAAGGAGATGATGGACCGATGTGCGCGCAGCTTCTGCAGCATTTCAAACCCAATCTAGAGCACCTTGTGCAGGACTCGACAACAGGGAGAGGGGCTCAGCCTGGGACTAAGAGAAAGGTAGCTGCACAGACTGCTTTCATcacccactcacacactcattttCTTATGTGTGGCATGGCATTGCTAGGGAAAAACATTTGTGGTCAGTTGGACACTTAAAACTGCAATTATGTCCTTTCAGTGTgggctatttatttattttttttgtttctgttattctGTAGATTGTTGGAGACCAAGGGGAGCCAGAGCCAAAAAAGCCTAAACGGTCTGGAGAAATGTGTGCCTTCAACAAAGAGCTGGCTCACCTAGTTGCAATGTGTGATATCAACATGCCTTTTATTGGCCTTAGAGCAGAGGTACTTCAGAGTGCTTGGATACTTTGAATCATTCCCACATGTGGTGATTAGACAAGCCCAGTTTAGTGTTTTCTGGTTGATGCTGGATCCCTTTCTCTGCCTTTTAGATGTCCAACATGGAGATTCCAAATCAGGGCGTCCAAGTGGAAGGAGATGGCAGCAGTCATGCAATACGTCTAATAAAGTAATTATAATAGAGACACATATTGacacaatttattttaattaaagtgtTATAAACTGTAGGAAAAGTGAAAACTCCACAGTGACTCCACGGTTTATTGGGCTTTCTTTTACAGGATTCCTCCCTGTAAAGGTGTAGGAGAGGAGACCAGGAGAGCTTTAGAGCGTTCCCTACTGGACTGCACCTTCCGCCTGCAGGGCAGGAACAACAGAACCTGGGTGGCTGAACTGGTGCTGGCTAACTGTCCTCTTAACAGCACCCATAGTAAGGAGCAAGGTGCACAGCATTtacaaagtcttatttatataCTTTGATTTAGTCTTGAAACAACTGTAGTATTAGTGTTTTTATGGATGTTGTGTCCAAATTAGATGGCAAAGACAGCAGCTGTAACTCCATAAAAGGCTCTAAACTGGagcaaaaaagaataaaatgcgTTTAGTGTTTGAGAGCAAGGAATCTGTATTTTCTTCATATACCAGCTTCTAAACAACCCCATGTTTTTTGCTGTATTAGCCTCCACGCGACACGTGTATCTGACCTATGAGAACCCTCTGTCGGAGCCAGTGGGCGGGCGGAAAGTGGTTGAGATGTTCCTTAACGACTGGAATGCCATTAGTCAGCTCTACCAGTGTGTCCTCACCTTCTCTCGTGCACTGCCAGGTGAGTGCATGTTTTTTTCCGAAAAGTAAATCCCAGATTTGTATTGTCACATGTACACCTGTTTAACGTAGCTGCACATTATGATTCCCCCCCTCTAGAGATGCCATCTCATTTGAGTACCTTCTCAGAGGTGCGGCTGTATAACTACCGTAAGCTGGTGCTGTGCTACGGCACCACCAAGGGCAGCTCTGTCACCATCCAGTGGAACTCCAGCACTCAGCGTTTCCACCTCGCCCTGGGAACTGTGGGGCCTAACTCTGGCTGCTCCAACTGCCATAATATCATCCTCCATCAGCTTCAAGAGATGTTCAACAAAAACCCACAAGTGATGCAGCTGCTACAGGTACACTGTGACCCAGTTACAAAATGTAACCACGGAATGAACACATGCACTTTTTGGAGCTGGATTAAGGGAcgatttgaaattaaataaaatcaaaaggaTGTGATTGGATTGCTTCAAACATTGGGTGTGGCTTAGTGAATGCAGCAGTGTCGTATTACATGCAGCACTGTGGTGCCGTTGAGTTGCAGTGCTTTACCCAGACCTTCAAAAGCTGTGCGTTTAGTCCAGGTGGAGGAGAAATACATCAGACTGAACCATATTTATTTCTTCTATCAGTCGTACCCGATTAAAATCCAAACCCACACTGCCCACTGTGACACTGCTTTGCTTATGGAATTGTATTCAAGTTAAAGATCTGTGCGATAAGCCTCCGCACTCCTGAACCATTAGGCTGTAGTACAATATCTCACACTTTATTatacttaattaaaaaaatagaacagAAACTGAGGATCCGGAGAGTAAGGGTGGATCAGTATCTAGGATTTTAGAATAACAGCCAAAACAAAGGCATATTTTCCTACCAAAAAAAGTTGCCCAGTCTTCAGCGAGGTAACTGCATGCACTGTGACTGGATGGGGCTGCTTCAAAACGTGCCTATTAGGATcctctaatttatttattattttaagattTCTTCAGCATTAAAGTAATCCACTGCCAGTTCTCAGTACTTTGGCTGATACACCTTTAAATAAATCAGCCGTTGATtctccaaacttttttttccaaattgtaATCCTATACTGTATAAAACAGTGCCCACGTTGCTGACATGGTGTAACTGAATTTAGCAGTTAAAACTCAACCTGCCAATCAGAGAACACTTACTTTGAAAGTGACCACTCACATTACTTCCCTTCCTTCTTTGAGCGACGCCCCTCAAACTGTCAGGTGAGAGTCATTGACGAGGAGAATTCAGGTttgagagcagagctgctggTGAAAGTGAAACCTGCAGCACAAGCCAAGTAGACACTCTCGTGAGTGTAATACTTGCTTTGCGTCCTGATTTTACGTGTGAGGAACTGAATTTTGCGAGTGGCAGCGGATGAATAATTACCTGAAATTAAtgtatttgctttttgtttaaatgaaaaaatgtttttaatttttacattttctttctctccaggTCCTTTCAGACACACAGGCTCCTCTGAATGCAATCAACAAGCTACCTACGGTGCCCATGTTGGGCCTCACCCAGCGCACCAACACTGCCTACCAGTGCTTCTCCATCCTGCCCCAGTCACCCACACACATCCGACTGGCGTTCCGAAACATGTACTGCATCGACATCTACTGCCGAAGCCGCGGAGTGGTTGCTATCCGAGATGGAGCCTACAGTCTCTTTGACAACACTAAGATTGTAGAGGGCTTTCATCCTGCTCCAGGATTAAAGGTATGCCAGACACACTGGCACAGTAATAATGTAACAGACAATATGCAGCAGAAGTCCTTTAAGCTTAAATTATTAGTTGAACTTCCACACAAAAAGTCATTACACTTGAAGCTGTCATTACAAGCATTGTGACCTCTTGAAAGGACACTAAATATTGGGTGCTAAATATTAAACCACTTCCTGGACCATATTAGCTTTCCTTACTGTAAAGACTAGAGAAAAGGATGCCCAGCCCAGCTCTGCTGCAGGGATACGCTAAATTatcactgtttttgtctgaCTCTTGCCAAGCACACAAATAAGCCAGTTTCCCAGATGTTGAATGACTTTAAAATAGATTGAGACATTAAAATGGATCCAATTCAGTGTACAGGTACTTACTTCTTAATTtattctctctcttctttctagACATTCCTAAACATGTTTGTAGACAGCAATCAGGATGCTCGCAGGCGATCGGTCAATGAAGATGACAACCCGCCTTCACCTGTGGGTGTAGATGTTATGGACAGTCTTATGAACCAGTTGCAGCCTCAACCACAACCACAGACTATGAGAGGTGGTCCGGGAGGGGTATATCCTCCCCTAACTTCACCGCCACCCAATTATTATGCTAACGTTACTCCCTCACCATCCATGATGCCCACCCCATCACCAGGTATTTGGACCTATCGTACACTGATTGCTTAATTGTGCCTGTGTGAATGTTGCAGTAAAGTGTTTGTGTCATATAAGCTTGTTAAGCTGCCATACAGCATTGTTTTCTCACCACACATTGTGTCATCAGCCACCCCGCTGACTTATGCATTTGTTGCAATAGCAAATTATGCAAAAAGAATGCGATTGCACAACCATGTGTgcccattttaattttgtgaaACCATGCGATCAGTTGTTTCTCTTGCAACATGCACACCTCGCAGCCAAAAGGGAACAAAGCATGCGTTTAGTCATGCTCCTTCCATTCCCCTCCATCTCAGCCCGCCAGCCAGAGTCTATAGCCCTTCCGCCCAGCTTTAGCTTGTGTGCACAtggagtgagtgtgtgtaaaGAGTACTTGTCATCTTTAGTCTGATGAGCCCTttgatgtgtgtgcgtgtgtgttgtgCGGATGTGTGCAGGGAACATCCATGCCTCTGGCTCCCCTAGTGGAGCTCTAAGGGCACCTTCTCCTTTCGGGCCAACCCCGTCCCCGTCTTCTTTGGGCATAGCCATGGGCCAGACCAGCTTTGCCAGTCCCCACGGTAAGCAGCAGGATAAATACTGGCCTGGTAGTAATTTTGTTCTGCTGGGCATGGGCTGGAGCGGGCTGGACTGAATATCTTTTCTAGGCTGCAGACATTAACAGACATATGACAAATGGTCTACACAGCACGGGCACACAGtggtttatttttcattcatctgattatatttattgttgtatGAGAAGTGTTAATGTGATGGTGATGACTGACTCTCCTTTAACCTAGGTGTTTTAGACCCCAGCTCTCCATATGCCATGGTGTCTCCCACCAATAGGAACCAGTGGCCAGGTTCACCCCAGGTCTCAGGGCCTTCTCCTGGGGCAAGGATCCACGGCATGTCCCCTGGCAACCCTTCGTTGAATTCACCCATTCCTGACCCGAATTCTCCACGTGCTGGGTCCAGTAAGTACTGCCTCACATTGTCTTTGTATCCTTGTATTTAAAGACAAACACTTTGTAAAAATagagtttaaatatatatattatttttatttttattttttattgtatctatttattttatcgtatctcattttaattttctttacgtATGCTATtaacatgtacagcactttgtgaaaccctggttttatgttaaagtgctttagaaataaagttggtatggtatggtatggtatttttattttttattttttgtaacatGTGTCTCTGTCTTTGATTTAGGTTCACAAGTCATGCCTACCAGTATGCCTCCACCCCGCAAGCTACCTCAGCGCCCCTGGGCTGCCTCCATTCCTACTATCCTCACCCACAATGCCTTGCATGTGCTTCTGCTCCCTTCCCCCACTCCCTGCCATGTGCCCGGCCTGGCAGGAAGCTACCTCTGCTCACCTCTGGAGCGCTTTTTGGGTTCAGTTATTATGAGACGGCACCTACAGAGGATCATCCAGCAGGAAGCCAATGTGAGTGACGAGCAGAGCCAAAAATCAGTCTGTTGTCTTTCATTTCCTAAATGATATCCTTTCTGCACTGTGCACTGAGTTATGGAAGCACGCAGCAAGGCCATGTTAGCCAACATGAGTTTTCTCAGTTGTAATtggatcattttcattttatagaTTAACATGAGTCTTTATGTtaaattaacattttctgtaaagtgTTTTGGTATACCTAAGGATTGTAATAGATTAAACATCCTTAAATATAGGATGACACGTAAAAGACtaaactgaaatatgaattCAGTCATGTTGGCTATAAGAAGTCTGTATATGCAAATTCACCAACTGCCCGattggcttttttgtttttgtttgggggttttttcccctccccaGTGCAGTAATCACTGTGTCATCTTTCCTCTCCTCCAGTTAACTATCGTGAACTCTAACGAGCCGGGGGTGATCATGTTTAAAACTGAAGTGCTCAAGTGCCGTGTGGCTCTCAACCCAAATAACTACCAGACGCTGCAGCTCAAAGTCACTCCAGAAAACACAGGTCCCTGGTCCCAGGAAGAACTTCAGGTGCTGGAGAGATTCTTCGAGACCCGTGTAagtcttcatgtttttatttattgatttttcctGAACTGATCATAAAAATGGGTAAACAATCCCTTGCTATTTTGTATCCATTAAAACATAGTTTGAATATTATATGATATATGACTAGTAACAGACACCAGCATTAATCATTAATCCATCTACTGCTGTCCTCCCTTCTAGGTTGCTGGTCCTCCCTTTAAGTACAACACTCTGAATGCCTTCACTAAGCTGCTGGGTGCACCCACTAATATCCTTAGAGATTGTGTGCGCATCATGAAGCTTGAATTGGTGAGGAACTTCTTTTATATGGAGTGTTGTTGCACATTTGGACCGCCCCTTTAACCCCCACTTAATAGTCTTTGCGTTTGAAAGGTAATGCATGAATAAGCCTTTTCTTCTCCTGCAGTTCCCTGACCAGGCTGCACAGCTGAAGTGGAATGTCCAGTTCTGCCTCACCATCCCCCCCAGCGCTCCACCCATCGCTCCTCCTGGAACCATTGCCGTGGTGCTCAAATCtaaaatgcttttcttt
This genomic window from Astatotilapia calliptera chromosome 16, fAstCal1.2, whole genome shotgun sequence contains:
- the med14 gene encoding mediator of RNA polymerase II transcription subunit 14 isoform X1, translated to MAPVQIGSDGPLVHVGGMIVSGPQAPALGAPGTPGVRLSMLIEFLLQRTYQEITTLAELLPRKTDMERKIEIVQFASRTRQLFVRLLALVKWASNAGKVEKCAMISSFLDQQTILFVDTADRLASLAREALVHARLPSFAIPFAIDVLTTGSYPRLPTCIRDKIIPPDPITKAEKQTTLNQLNQILRHRLVTTDLPPQLANLTVANGRVKFRVEGEFEATLTVMGDDPDIPWRLLKLDILVEDKETGDGRALVHSLQVNFIHELVQARLCADEKPLQDMYNCLHSFCLSLQLEVLHSQTLMLIRERWGDLVQEERYVPAKYLTLSVWNQQVLGRKTGTASVHKVTIRIDESDGSKPLQISHEPPLPVCDSKLMDRAMKIDHLSVEKLLIDSVHARSHQKLQELKAILKTSNPSDNSFIETALPTLVIPILEPCGRSECLHIFVDLHSGMFQPMLYGLDQSILDDIEKTINDDMKRIISWLQQLKFWLGEQRCRQSVKHLPTVCTDVLHLSNSASHPIGSLSKHRLFIKLTRLPQYYIIVEMLEVPSTPTALQYKYSFLSVSQLEGDDGPMCAQLLQHFKPNLEHLVQDSTTGRGAQPGTKRKIVGDQGEPEPKKPKRSGEMCAFNKELAHLVAMCDINMPFIGLRAEMSNMEIPNQGVQVEGDGSSHAIRLIKIPPCKGVGEETRRALERSLLDCTFRLQGRNNRTWVAELVLANCPLNSTHSKEQASTRHVYLTYENPLSEPVGGRKVVEMFLNDWNAISQLYQCVLTFSRALPEMPSHLSTFSEVRLYNYRKLVLCYGTTKGSSVTIQWNSSTQRFHLALGTVGPNSGCSNCHNIILHQLQEMFNKNPQVMQLLQVLSDTQAPLNAINKLPTVPMLGLTQRTNTAYQCFSILPQSPTHIRLAFRNMYCIDIYCRSRGVVAIRDGAYSLFDNTKIVEGFHPAPGLKTFLNMFVDSNQDARRRSVNEDDNPPSPVGVDVMDSLMNQLQPQPQPQTMRGGPGGVYPPLTSPPPNYYANVTPSPSMMPTPSPGNIHASGSPSGALRAPSPFGPTPSPSSLGIAMGQTSFASPHGVLDPSSPYAMVSPTNRNQWPGSPQVSGPSPGARIHGMSPGNPSLNSPIPDPNSPRAGSSSQVMPTSMPPPRKLPQRPWAASIPTILTHNALHVLLLPSPTPCHVPGLAGSYLCSPLERFLGSVIMRRHLQRIIQQEANLTIVNSNEPGVIMFKTEVLKCRVALNPNNYQTLQLKVTPENTGPWSQEELQVLERFFETRVAGPPFKYNTLNAFTKLLGAPTNILRDCVRIMKLELFPDQAAQLKWNVQFCLTIPPSAPPIAPPGTIAVVLKSKMLFFLQLTQRIPVPQEPVSIIVPIVYDMATGLTQQADIPRQHSSSGAAALLVSNILKRFNELHPARQGECTIFASVHDLMASLTLPPGTRQ
- the med14 gene encoding mediator of RNA polymerase II transcription subunit 14 isoform X3; amino-acid sequence: MAPVQIGSDGPLVHVGGMIVSGPQAPALGAPGTPGVRLSMLIEFLLQRTYQEITTLAELLPRKTDMERKIEIVQFASRTRQLFVRLLALVKWASNAGKVEKCAMISSFLDQQTILFVDTADRLASLAREALVHARLPSFAIPFAIDVLTTGSYPRLPTCIRDKIIPPDPITKAEKQTTLNQLNQILRHRLVTTDLPPQLANLTVANGRVKFRVEGEFEATLTVMGDDPDIPWRLLKLDILVEDKETGDGRALVHSLQVNFIHELVQARLCADEKPLQDMYNCLHSFCLSLQLEVLHSQTLMLIRERWGDLVQEERYVPAKYLTLSVWNQQVLGRKTGTASVHKVTIRIDESDGSKPLQISHEPPLPVCDSKLMDRAMKIDHLSVEKLLIDSVHARSHQKLQELKAILKTSNPSDNSFIETALPTLVIPILEPCGRSECLHIFVDLHSGMFQPMLYGLDQSILDDIEKTINDDMKRIISWLQQLKFWLGEQRCRQSVKHLPTVCTDVLHLSNSASHPIGSLSKHRLFIKLTRLPQYYIIVEMLEVPSTPTALQYKYSFLSVSQLEGDDGPMCAQLLQHFKPNLEHLVQDSTTGRGAQPGTKRKIVGDQGEPEPKKPKRSGEMCAFNKELAHLVAMCDINMPFIGLRAEMSNMEIPNQGVQVEGDGSSHAIRLIKIPPCKGVGEETRRALERSLLDCTFRLQGRNNRTWVAELVLANCPLNSTHSKEQASTRHVYLTYENPLSEPVGGRKVVEMFLNDWNAISQLYQCVLTFSRALPEMPSHLSTFSEVRLYNYRKLVLCYGTTKGSSVTIQWNSSTQRFHLALGTVGPNSGCSNCHNIILHQLQEMFNKNPQVMQLLQVLSDTQAPLNAINKLPTVPMLGLTQRTNTAYQCFSILPQSPTHIRLAFRNMYCIDIYCRSRGVVAIRDGAYSLFDNTKIVEGFHPAPGLKTFLNMFVDSNQDARRRSVNEDDNPPSPVGVDVMDSLMNQLQPQPQPQTMRGGPGGVYPPLTSPPPNYYANVTPSPSMMPTPSPGVLDPSSPYAMVSPTNRNQWPGSPQVSGPSPGARIHGMSPGNPSLNSPIPDPNSPRAGSSSQVMPTSMPPPRKLPQRPWAASIPTILTHNALHVLLLPSPTPCHVPGLAGSYLCSPLERFLGSVIMRRHLQRIIQQEANLTIVNSNEPGVIMFKTEVLKCRVALNPNNYQTLQLKVTPENTGPWSQEELQVLERFFETRVAGPPFKYNTLNAFTKLLGAPTNILRDCVRIMKLELFPDQAAQLKWNVQFCLTIPPSAPPIAPPGTIAVVLKSKMLFFLQLTQRIPVPQEPVSIIVPIVYDMATGLTQQADIPRQHSSSGAAALLVSNILKRFNELHPARQGECTIFASVHDLMASLTLPPGTRQ
- the med14 gene encoding mediator of RNA polymerase II transcription subunit 14 isoform X2 produces the protein MAPVQIGSDGPLVHVGGMIVSGPQAPALGAPGTPGVRLSMLIEFLLQRTYQEITTLAELLPRKTDMERKIEIVQFASRTRQLFVRLLALVKWASNAGKVEKCAMISSFLDQQTILFVDTADRLASLAREALVHARLPSFAIPFAIDVLTTGSYPRLPTCIRDKIIPPDPITKAEKQTTLNQLNQILRHRLVTTDLPPQLANLTVANGRVKFRVEGEFEATLTVMGDDPDIPWRLLKLDILVEDKETGDGRALVHSLQVNFIHELVQARLCADEKPLQDMYNCLHSFCLSLQLEVLHSQTLMLIRERWGDLVQEERYVPAKYLTLSVWNQQVLGRKTGTASVHKVTIRIDESDGSKPLQISHEPPLPVCDSKLMDRAMKIDHLSVEKLLIDSVHARSHQKLQELKAILKTSNPSDNSFIETALPTLVIPILEPCGRSECLHIFVDLHSGMFQPMLYGLDQSILDDIEKTINDDMKRIISWLQQLKFWLGEQRCRQSVKHLPTVCTDVLHLSNSASHPIGSLSKHRLFIKLTRLPQYYIIVEMLEVPSTPTALQYKYSFLSVSQLEGDDGPMCAQLLQHFKPNLEHLVQDSTTGRGAQPGTKRKIVGDQGEPEPKKPKRSGEMCAFNKELAHLVAMCDINMPFIGLRAEMSNMEIPNQGVQVEGDGSSHAIRLIKIPPCKGVGEETRRALERSLLDCTFRLQGRNNRTWVAELVLANCPLNSTHTSTRHVYLTYENPLSEPVGGRKVVEMFLNDWNAISQLYQCVLTFSRALPEMPSHLSTFSEVRLYNYRKLVLCYGTTKGSSVTIQWNSSTQRFHLALGTVGPNSGCSNCHNIILHQLQEMFNKNPQVMQLLQVLSDTQAPLNAINKLPTVPMLGLTQRTNTAYQCFSILPQSPTHIRLAFRNMYCIDIYCRSRGVVAIRDGAYSLFDNTKIVEGFHPAPGLKTFLNMFVDSNQDARRRSVNEDDNPPSPVGVDVMDSLMNQLQPQPQPQTMRGGPGGVYPPLTSPPPNYYANVTPSPSMMPTPSPGNIHASGSPSGALRAPSPFGPTPSPSSLGIAMGQTSFASPHGVLDPSSPYAMVSPTNRNQWPGSPQVSGPSPGARIHGMSPGNPSLNSPIPDPNSPRAGSSSQVMPTSMPPPRKLPQRPWAASIPTILTHNALHVLLLPSPTPCHVPGLAGSYLCSPLERFLGSVIMRRHLQRIIQQEANLTIVNSNEPGVIMFKTEVLKCRVALNPNNYQTLQLKVTPENTGPWSQEELQVLERFFETRVAGPPFKYNTLNAFTKLLGAPTNILRDCVRIMKLELFPDQAAQLKWNVQFCLTIPPSAPPIAPPGTIAVVLKSKMLFFLQLTQRIPVPQEPVSIIVPIVYDMATGLTQQADIPRQHSSSGAAALLVSNILKRFNELHPARQGECTIFASVHDLMASLTLPPGTRQ